Proteins encoded together in one Candidatus Eremiobacteraceae bacterium window:
- a CDS encoding acetamidase/formamidase family protein, with the protein MSDMKTPPAPRTFHIRRDQFHLAWDNSIAPLATIRSGGTVSFDLLDASCGQITADSTVDAIRALDFSRVDQVNGPVFVEGAKPGDALEIEFLELMPADWGWTAVIPGFGLLADEFTEPALKIWRLDGGFESWAEFGAGIRIPLAPFCGEIGIAPGAPGALSTIPPYRHGGNMDTKHLTIGSRLFLPVETDGALFSIGDGHAAQGDGEVCGTAIETPMRATVRLTVRKDLSVNAPQFLTSGPLTARSNTAAYFATDGIGPDLMAAARDAVRHMIEHLEHTHGLSPTDAYMLCSVAVDLKICEIVDVPNWLVGAFLPQSIFAPQRHSI; encoded by the coding sequence ATGAGCGATATGAAGACACCGCCGGCGCCGCGCACGTTTCACATCCGCCGCGATCAATTTCATTTGGCGTGGGACAACAGCATCGCGCCGCTCGCGACTATACGATCGGGTGGGACCGTCAGCTTCGATTTACTCGACGCGTCGTGCGGGCAGATCACGGCGGACAGCACGGTCGACGCGATCCGCGCGCTGGATTTCTCTCGCGTCGACCAAGTCAACGGTCCGGTTTTCGTCGAAGGTGCGAAACCGGGCGATGCCCTCGAAATAGAATTCTTGGAATTGATGCCGGCAGACTGGGGCTGGACGGCGGTCATCCCCGGGTTCGGATTGCTGGCCGATGAATTCACGGAGCCGGCGCTCAAGATCTGGCGCCTCGACGGCGGATTCGAAAGTTGGGCTGAGTTCGGCGCGGGAATCCGCATCCCGCTGGCGCCGTTTTGCGGCGAGATCGGCATTGCACCGGGCGCGCCTGGAGCGCTTTCCACTATTCCACCGTACCGGCACGGCGGCAACATGGACACCAAGCATCTGACGATCGGGTCGCGCTTATTCTTGCCGGTCGAAACCGACGGCGCGCTTTTTTCCATCGGCGATGGTCACGCCGCGCAAGGCGACGGCGAAGTGTGCGGCACGGCTATCGAGACGCCGATGCGCGCCACCGTCCGGCTGACGGTCCGCAAAGACCTGAGCGTGAACGCGCCGCAATTCCTCACTTCCGGACCACTGACGGCCCGGAGCAACACGGCGGCGTACTTCGCGACCGACGGCATCGGTCCGGATCTCATGGCGGCGGCGCGCGATGCGGTCAGGCACATGATCGAGCATCTCGAACACACCCACGGCCTGTCGCCGACCGATGCGTACATGTTGTGCAGCGTCGCCGTCGATCTGAAGATCTGCGAAATCGTCGATGTGCCGAATTGGCTCGTGGGCGCATTTCTGCCGCAGAGCATCTTCGCGCCGCAGCGACACTCGATCTGA